In a genomic window of Erigeron canadensis isolate Cc75 chromosome 5, C_canadensis_v1, whole genome shotgun sequence:
- the LOC122601323 gene encoding uncharacterized protein LOC122601323 produces the protein MEEYAKLFTEKMTFCPHLCATEAATVTSFVNELPAEYHGFCRSKTTLSLDVDEAKRVEYDLGSRVRKDNNSGFKRSNDRSSGSNKRFKGNSSNSSNDKRIWNWCDRCRSKHTGQCTISTFRCNRCTATGHLAKDCTGEARCYRCKKTGHQIADCRQAKEGEKKNERPRTTARAFNMTAEHARSDDEVVSGTFIINSSLANVLFDSGANRSFVSTLFAPKLGTVTHPLDTPIEVEIVDGRTSMVRNGFFDCSIEIEGRSFSIDLLPTTVSSFDIVVGMDRMSKNGVVILCSKKIVHITTPDGDVVSVYGDKQKGSVKIVSLVKALRCIRQTKEHCNHFMAYVIDWRTANPSESDVDVVAEFPDVFPDYLPGLPPDIEVEFHIDLIPGASPVAKAPYRLAPTEMKELMSQLQELLDKGFIRSSSSPWGAPILFVKKKDGSMRMCIDYRELNKLTVKNKYPFPRINDLFDQLQGASYFSKIDLRSGYHQLKVDGVSVAKTAFRTRYGHYEFLVMPFGLTNAPAAFRDLMNRVCHPYLDHFVIVFIDDILIYSKSVEEHREHLRTILKVLREKKLYAKFSKCEFWLKEVHFLGHVISSEGLKVDPSKTEAVMKWEQPKSPTEIKSFLGLTGYSRRFIQDFSRIAKPMTELTKKGMKFLWTYSQERSFQI, from the coding sequence ATGGAAGAATATGCTAAGTTGTTTACTGAGAAGATGACATTCTGCCCTCACTTGTGTGCTACTGAAGCAGCTACTGTTACCAGTTTTGTGAATGAGCTTCCAGCTGAGTATCATGGGTTCTGTAGGAGTAAGACTACCTTGAGTTTGGATGTTGATGAGGCCAAGCGTGTGGAGTATGACTTGGGGTCCAGGGTTAGGAAAGAcaataattctggttttaaaAGGAGCAATGACAGGTCTTCAGGGTCGAATAAAAGGTTTAAGGGTAATTCTTCCAATAGCAGTAATGATAAGAGGATTTGGAATTGGTGCGATAGATGCAGGTCTAAGCATACTGGGCAGTGTACTATTAGCACTTTTCGTTGTAATAGGTGCACCGCTACAGGTCATTTGGCTAAAGATTGTACTGGGGAGGCTCGTTGTTATAGGTGTAAAAAGACTGGACATCAAATTGCTGATTGCCGGCAAGCAAAAGAGGGTGAGAAAAAGAATGAGCGACCGAGGACTACAGCTCGTGCCTTCAACATGACAGCTGAACATGCTCGATCAGATGATGAGGTAGTTAGCGGTACCTTTATTATTAATTCTTCTCTTGCTAATGTGTTATTTGATTCTGGTGCAAATAGATCTTTTGTGTCTACTTTATTTGCTCCTAAGCTTGGTACAGTAACTCACCCATTAGATACACCAATTGAGGTTGAAATAGTTGATGGTCGTACTTCTATGGTTCGTAATGGCTTCTTTGATTGTTCTATTGAGATAGAGGGTCGTTCTTTTTCTATTGACTTGTTGCCCACTACTGTTTCTAGCTTTGATATTGTCGTGGGTATGGATCGGATGTCTAAAAATGGTGTTGTTATTCTCTGTTCTAAGAAGATTGTGCATATCACTACTCCAGATGGTGATGTAGTTTCTGTCTATGGTGATAAACAAAAGGGTAGTGTGAAGATTGTTTCTCTTGTGAAAGCTCTTAGGTGTATCCGACAGACTAAGGAGCATTGTAATCATTTTATGGCTTATGTAATTGATTGGCGGACGGCTAATCCTTCGGAATCTGATGTTGATGTTGTAGCTGAGTTTCCTGATGTCTTTCCAGATTATCTTCCTGGTCTTCCTCCTGATATAGAAGTAGAGTTTCATATTGATCTTATTCCTGGTGCTAGCCCTGTTGCTAAAGCACCTTATCGTCTAGCTCCTACTGAGATGAAGGAGTTGATGTCTCAGCTCCAAGAGTTGCTTGATAAGGGGTTTATTCGTTCGAGTTCCTCGCCTTGGGGTGCTCCTATTCTGTTTgtaaagaagaaagatggttctATGAGGATGTGTATCGATTATCGTGAGCTTAACAAGCTAACAGTGAAGAATAAATATCCTTTTCCTCGTATTAATGACTTATTTGATCAGTTGCAGGGTGCTTCTTATTTTTCTAAGATTGATTTGCGGTCGGGTTATCATCAGTTGAAGGTGGATGGCGTAAGTGTTGCTAAAACAGCTTTTCGTACTCGTTATGGGCATTATGAGTTTTTggtcatgccttttggtttgACTAATGCTCCAGCTGCTTTCAGGGATCTCATGAATCGTGTTTGTCATCCTTATCTTGATCATTTTgtcattgttttcattgatgacattcttATTTACTCTAAATCTGTTGAAGAGCATCGTGAGCACTTGAGGACTATTCTTAAGGTTCTCAGGGAGAAGAAGTTATATGCAAAATTCTCTAAGTGCGAATTCTGGCTTAAGGAAGTTCATTTCCTTGGGCATGTCATTTCTAGTGAAGGTTTGAAAGTTGATCCATCAAAAACTGAAGCTGTTATGAAATGGGAGCAACCGAAGTCGCCGACGGAAATAAAGTCTTTTCTGGGTTTAACTGGCTATTCCAGGAGGTTCATTCAAGATTTTTCTCGTATTGCTAAGCCAATGACTGAGTTGACAAAGAAAGGGATGAAGTTCTTGTGGACTTATTCACAAGAAAGATCTTTTCAGATTTAG